The following coding sequences are from one Desulfovibrio desulfuricans window:
- a CDS encoding GerAB/ArcD/ProY family transporter has translation MEVLFAVSLIMLMFFKICILYYVTVMSIAYIFKLQSFKSLVTSVGIIIIIYSFNIYPSIIAHINSASKTAPF, from the coding sequence GTGGAAGTTCTTTTTGCAGTTAGTCTAATTATGCTTATGTTTTTTAAAATTTGTATATTATACTATGTTACAGTTATGAGCATTGCATATATATTTAAACTACAATCATTTAAATCTTTGGTCACAAGTGTAGGAATAATTATTATAATATATTCCTTTAATATATATCCTTCCATAATAGCACATATTAATTCAGCGAGTAAAACAGCTCCGTTT